A genomic region of Kribbella sp. NBC_00382 contains the following coding sequences:
- a CDS encoding ABC transporter permease, producing MNLDYLKFDIKRTLRNRRVVIFAILMPVILFAIFGLTIPKDASESGISAVAYVMVSMAIFGSMSAAMSSGGVIAAERDGGWNRTLRLTPLKPQAYVISKVILSLLLAIPPLVVVFLFGMTVGHVHLSASQWISVGLVSWLGALPFAAIGLVIGYVAKPDSVQPITGLSTMLIAAFGGLWLPVDSMPSLMKHIAQLTPAYWTGQSSRSALSQNGLDMNAVYVVLAWTVVLGFVALRRFRADTARA from the coding sequence ATGAACCTCGACTATCTGAAATTCGACATCAAGCGGACTCTGCGGAACCGGCGAGTGGTGATCTTCGCGATCCTGATGCCGGTGATCCTGTTCGCGATCTTCGGCCTGACCATTCCCAAGGACGCCAGCGAGAGCGGCATCTCGGCGGTCGCCTACGTGATGGTGAGCATGGCGATCTTCGGCTCGATGTCGGCCGCGATGAGCAGCGGCGGCGTGATCGCCGCCGAGCGCGACGGCGGCTGGAACCGGACCTTGCGGCTCACCCCGCTGAAGCCGCAGGCCTATGTGATCAGCAAGGTGATCCTGTCGCTGCTGCTGGCGATCCCGCCGCTGGTGGTCGTCTTCCTCTTCGGTATGACGGTCGGCCACGTGCACCTGAGCGCCTCGCAGTGGATCTCCGTCGGGCTGGTGTCCTGGCTGGGCGCGCTGCCGTTCGCCGCGATCGGACTCGTCATCGGGTACGTCGCCAAGCCGGACAGCGTGCAGCCGATCACCGGACTGAGCACGATGCTGATCGCGGCCTTCGGCGGGCTGTGGCTGCCGGTCGACTCGATGCCGTCGCTGATGAAGCACATCGCCCAGCTGACCCCGGCGTACTGGACCGGGCAGAGCTCTCGCAGCGCACTGTCGCAGAACGGGCTGGACATGAACGCGGTCTACGTCGTCCTGGCCTGGACCGTCGTCCTCGGATTCGTCGCCCTGCGGCGGTTCCGCGCCGACACCGCCCGCGCCTGA
- a CDS encoding GNAT family N-acetyltransferase — MAELTSKPLDPSTWPDFARLVEAHRGVWGGCWCMGFHPDGLKGKTAAQNREEKQERVKAGQTHAALVFDGDDCVGWCQYGPTDELTRIKHCKEYEKELTVLPDWRITCFFVANKRRRQGIGAAALAGALHQIEQAGGGTVESYPEDTTDRKTSGSFLHNGTLAMFEREGFTRTRQIGKHAWVVSKTIS, encoded by the coding sequence ATGGCTGAGTTGACCAGTAAACCGCTCGACCCGAGCACCTGGCCCGACTTCGCCCGGCTGGTCGAGGCCCACCGGGGAGTCTGGGGCGGGTGCTGGTGCATGGGCTTCCATCCCGACGGGCTCAAGGGCAAGACCGCCGCGCAGAATCGCGAGGAGAAACAGGAGCGGGTGAAGGCCGGGCAGACGCATGCGGCGCTCGTCTTCGACGGGGACGACTGCGTCGGGTGGTGCCAGTACGGTCCGACCGACGAGCTGACCAGGATCAAGCACTGCAAGGAGTACGAGAAGGAGCTGACCGTACTGCCCGACTGGCGCATCACCTGCTTCTTCGTCGCCAACAAACGCCGGCGTCAGGGCATCGGGGCGGCGGCGCTCGCTGGTGCTCTCCACCAGATCGAGCAGGCCGGCGGCGGTACGGTCGAGAGCTACCCGGAGGACACGACCGACCGCAAGACCTCCGGCTCGTTCCTCCACAACGGCACCCTCGCCATGTTCGAACGCGAAGGCTTCACCCGCACCCGCCAGATCGGCAAACACGCCTGGGTGGTCAGCAAAACAATCAGCTGA
- a CDS encoding response regulator transcription factor, with protein MTIRLLIADDQALVRGALAALLDLEPDLEVVSEVGRGDEVVEAVQATKPDVALLDVEMPGLDGIEAAAALRRAVPGVRVLMVTTFGRPGYLRRAMEAGAAGFVVKDTPAAQLADAVRRVHQGLRVVDPSLAAETLVAGTSPLTARESDVLRAAREGGTVADIARELHLSEGTVRNHLSAAIGKTGARTRAEAARIAIDNGWL; from the coding sequence GTGACGATACGGCTGCTGATCGCTGACGACCAGGCGCTGGTCCGGGGTGCGCTGGCCGCACTGCTGGATCTCGAACCCGATCTCGAGGTGGTCTCCGAGGTCGGCCGCGGCGACGAGGTGGTCGAGGCGGTCCAAGCGACGAAACCTGACGTGGCGCTGCTCGACGTGGAGATGCCCGGGCTCGACGGGATCGAGGCCGCGGCCGCGCTGCGCCGCGCAGTACCGGGAGTTCGGGTGCTGATGGTGACGACGTTCGGGCGGCCTGGCTATCTGCGCCGCGCGATGGAGGCCGGGGCCGCCGGTTTCGTCGTGAAGGACACGCCAGCCGCTCAACTCGCCGACGCCGTACGCCGGGTGCACCAAGGCCTGCGCGTTGTCGACCCCTCGCTGGCCGCCGAGACCCTCGTCGCCGGTACCAGCCCGCTGACCGCCCGCGAATCCGACGTACTGCGAGCAGCCCGCGAAGGCGGCACCGTCGCCGACATCGCCCGCGAACTCCACCTCTCCGAAGGCACCGTCCGTAACCACCTCTCCGCCGCGATCGGCAAGACCGGCGCCCGCACCCGCGCCGAGGCCGCCCGGATCGCCATCGACAACGGATGGCTCTGA
- a CDS encoding sensor histidine kinase, which yields MSTPQPGQPVDQFQGIGDKLEDIRQRPSFGWLLAGVWLFFLNKPFENIVKHDDMAERVLGLVAIVSFVVAYMGFFWYARSKNMARVKAPIGLQIGFVVVLLGLGALMLPAAGESALTTLVFVEAMGMMVLPLRVGIGLGVGLLALAELVLRTVPGWKDDGSYSLAIVLGGIAVFAMRRAMLRSVELAVARKEFAELAVQEERGRFARDLHDILGHSLTVITVKAELAGRLIEANPDRAATEVADVERLARAALADVRAAVAGYRELSLAGELVSARSALKAAEIKADLPTVMDEVPEANRELFAWVIREGVTNVVRHSGAKKCAIKLAAEQVEVLDDGKGPTPGGGASGHGLIGLRERADEAGASLQIGTAPGGGFRLAVRVGP from the coding sequence GTGAGCACTCCTCAGCCAGGGCAGCCCGTCGATCAGTTCCAGGGCATCGGCGACAAGCTCGAAGACATCCGCCAGCGGCCAAGCTTCGGCTGGCTGCTGGCCGGCGTCTGGCTGTTCTTCCTGAACAAGCCGTTCGAGAACATCGTCAAGCACGACGACATGGCCGAGCGGGTCCTCGGGCTGGTGGCGATCGTCTCGTTCGTCGTCGCGTACATGGGGTTCTTCTGGTACGCGCGCTCCAAGAACATGGCCCGGGTGAAGGCGCCGATCGGGCTGCAGATCGGCTTCGTCGTGGTGCTGCTCGGGCTCGGCGCGCTGATGCTGCCGGCAGCCGGCGAGAGCGCGCTGACCACGCTGGTGTTCGTCGAGGCGATGGGCATGATGGTCCTGCCGCTCCGGGTCGGCATAGGGCTCGGGGTGGGTCTGCTGGCACTCGCCGAGCTGGTGCTGCGAACGGTTCCGGGGTGGAAGGACGACGGAAGCTACAGCCTGGCGATCGTGCTCGGCGGGATCGCGGTCTTCGCGATGCGCAGGGCGATGCTGCGCAGCGTCGAGCTGGCGGTGGCGCGCAAGGAGTTCGCGGAGCTCGCCGTCCAGGAGGAGCGGGGCCGGTTCGCCCGGGATCTGCACGACATCCTCGGGCACTCGCTGACCGTCATCACGGTGAAGGCCGAGCTGGCCGGCCGCTTGATCGAGGCCAATCCGGACCGCGCGGCCACCGAGGTCGCGGACGTCGAGCGGCTGGCCCGGGCCGCGCTGGCCGACGTACGGGCTGCTGTCGCCGGGTACCGGGAGCTCAGTCTGGCGGGTGAGCTGGTGTCGGCGCGATCGGCGTTGAAGGCGGCCGAGATCAAGGCCGACCTGCCGACGGTGATGGACGAGGTACCGGAGGCGAACCGCGAGTTGTTCGCCTGGGTGATCCGCGAGGGCGTGACGAATGTGGTCCGGCACTCGGGAGCGAAGAAGTGTGCGATCAAGCTGGCCGCGGAGCAGGTCGAGGTACTGGATGACGGCAAGGGGCCGACGCCTGGTGGTGGTGCCTCCGGGCACGGGCTGATCGGGCTGCGCGAGCGCGCCGACGAGGCCGGGGCGAGCCTGCAGATCGGGACCGCGCCGGGCGGCGGCTTCCGGCTGGCTGTCAGAGTTGGCCCGTGA
- a CDS encoding sulfite oxidase — MSIEQFSSKGRLADTGEGITGDELQLAARNHGMPLEALRYDLTPAGLHYVLVHYDIPAASAANWRLTVDGCVEQPLSFGMTELRAMGRQTLRVTLECAGNGRAGLHPRPISQPWLMEAVGTAEWTGVPLAGLIRAAGIRKDAIDVVFTGADHGFERGIEQDYQRGLTVTEALDSGAIVAWEMNGAPLPPQHGYPLRLIMPGWYGMASVKWLRSIELIDHEFTGYQNSVAYRIRQEADEVGVGITRIEPRALLIPPGHPDFMSRHRFVPAGAVVLKGRAWSGWAPIERVEVSVDAGVSWHDAKLDADSNDLAWRGFSFDWDAIPGEHVLTVRAHDASGRVQPIEAPWNRGGFANNSAQRITVLVL; from the coding sequence ATGTCGATCGAGCAGTTCAGCAGTAAAGGGCGGCTGGCGGATACCGGGGAAGGGATCACCGGGGACGAGTTGCAGCTGGCCGCTCGCAACCACGGGATGCCGCTGGAGGCGTTGCGGTACGACCTGACGCCGGCCGGGCTGCACTACGTGCTGGTGCACTACGACATCCCGGCGGCCAGCGCGGCGAACTGGCGACTGACCGTTGATGGTTGCGTCGAGCAACCATTGTCGTTCGGGATGACCGAGTTGCGGGCGATGGGGCGGCAGACCCTCCGGGTCACGCTGGAGTGCGCGGGCAACGGCCGGGCCGGGTTGCATCCGCGGCCGATCAGCCAGCCCTGGTTGATGGAAGCGGTCGGCACCGCGGAGTGGACCGGCGTACCGCTGGCCGGACTGATCCGGGCGGCCGGGATCCGCAAGGACGCTATCGACGTGGTGTTCACCGGCGCGGACCACGGCTTCGAGCGAGGGATCGAGCAGGACTACCAGCGCGGGCTGACCGTCACCGAGGCCCTCGACTCCGGCGCGATCGTCGCCTGGGAGATGAACGGCGCGCCGCTGCCGCCGCAGCACGGCTATCCGCTGCGATTGATCATGCCCGGCTGGTACGGGATGGCGAGTGTGAAGTGGTTGCGCTCGATCGAGCTGATCGACCACGAGTTCACCGGCTACCAGAACTCGGTCGCGTACCGGATCCGGCAGGAGGCGGACGAGGTCGGCGTCGGGATCACCCGGATCGAGCCACGGGCGCTGCTGATCCCGCCGGGGCATCCGGACTTCATGAGCCGGCATCGCTTCGTACCGGCCGGGGCGGTCGTCCTGAAGGGCCGTGCGTGGTCGGGCTGGGCCCCGATCGAACGGGTCGAGGTCAGCGTCGACGCCGGGGTCAGCTGGCACGACGCCAAACTCGATGCCGACAGCAACGACCTCGCCTGGCGCGGCTTCTCCTTCGACTGGGACGCGATCCCCGGTGAGCACGTCCTCACCGTCCGCGCCCACGACGCCAGCGGCCGGGTCCAGCCGATCGAGGCCCCGTGGAACCGCGGCGGCTTCGCCAACAACTCGGCCCAGCGGATCACCGTCCTCGTCCTCTGA
- a CDS encoding multicopper oxidase family protein translates to MRRWRGRLIALGVTLAVLVPLAYLWATSLVPNNYSPMDMGYADYGGGPSMTMPMGDHMHHGDTSVADLTGPKTGKPDVAVTLIARKQKFTLPSGETVDGFTLNGSSPGPLIQAKQGDLVEVTLVNESVPDGATLHWHGIDVPNAEDGVAGVTQDAVSVGGKHVYRFKAEQQGTYWYHSHQVSSEEVRDGLFGTIVIGGAQDDVIAAIHTYDGKRTINGRTGEQRLDVAAGKKIRVRVINTDNTLVRTGLVGAEYKVVAVDGREIHGPTAASAAFPLAAGARVDLEAVVPATQALKLEAGTVSMILGEGDQPGSLPSATVDLLTYGTPAPLGLDPAKADRHFEYKIGRTAGFLDGVPGLWWTINGHKFPDVPMFMVAEGDVVVMTISNSSGQAHPMHLHGHHAVVLSRNGLAASGSPWWIDTLEVGDKESYEIAFAADNPGVWMDHCHNLPHASEGLMTHLAYEGVSTPYRVGGDSHNQPE, encoded by the coding sequence GTGCGTAGGTGGAGAGGACGGCTGATTGCCCTGGGGGTGACGCTGGCGGTACTCGTACCGCTGGCGTACCTCTGGGCGACCAGCCTCGTCCCGAACAACTACTCGCCGATGGACATGGGGTACGCCGACTACGGCGGCGGCCCGTCAATGACCATGCCGATGGGCGACCACATGCATCATGGCGACACCAGCGTGGCCGACCTGACCGGCCCGAAGACCGGCAAGCCAGATGTCGCCGTCACCCTGATCGCGCGCAAACAGAAGTTCACCCTGCCGAGCGGTGAGACTGTCGACGGGTTCACCCTCAACGGTTCGTCGCCAGGGCCACTGATCCAGGCGAAACAAGGCGATCTCGTCGAGGTCACCCTGGTGAACGAGTCGGTACCGGACGGCGCGACCCTGCACTGGCACGGGATCGACGTACCGAACGCGGAGGACGGCGTCGCCGGTGTCACCCAGGACGCGGTGTCAGTTGGTGGCAAGCACGTCTATCGCTTCAAGGCCGAGCAGCAAGGGACGTACTGGTACCACTCGCATCAGGTCTCGAGTGAGGAGGTCCGCGACGGCTTGTTCGGCACGATCGTGATCGGCGGCGCGCAAGATGACGTGATCGCTGCGATCCACACCTACGACGGCAAACGCACGATCAACGGGCGGACCGGCGAGCAGCGGCTAGACGTTGCCGCAGGCAAGAAGATCAGAGTGCGGGTGATCAACACCGACAACACGCTGGTACGAACGGGGCTCGTCGGTGCGGAGTACAAGGTGGTTGCGGTCGACGGGCGGGAGATCCACGGGCCGACGGCAGCAAGCGCGGCATTCCCGCTGGCTGCGGGCGCGAGAGTCGACCTCGAAGCCGTGGTGCCTGCCACACAAGCGTTGAAGCTCGAGGCTGGGACCGTCTCGATGATCCTGGGTGAAGGTGACCAACCAGGGTCGTTGCCGAGCGCAACCGTCGACCTGCTGACCTACGGTACGCCGGCGCCGCTCGGCCTCGATCCGGCGAAGGCCGATCGCCATTTCGAGTACAAGATCGGGCGCACCGCAGGCTTTCTCGATGGCGTGCCCGGCCTGTGGTGGACGATCAACGGGCACAAGTTCCCCGACGTACCGATGTTCATGGTCGCCGAGGGCGATGTCGTCGTGATGACGATCAGCAACTCCAGCGGCCAGGCGCATCCGATGCACCTGCACGGCCATCATGCGGTCGTGCTGTCCAGGAACGGTCTTGCCGCGAGCGGGTCGCCCTGGTGGATCGACACCCTCGAGGTGGGTGACAAGGAGAGCTACGAGATCGCCTTCGCCGCCGACAACCCGGGCGTCTGGATGGACCACTGCCACAACCTGCCGCACGCGTCCGAGGGGTTGATGACGCATCTGGCGTACGAGGGCGTCAGTACGCCGTACCGGGTGGGCGGGGACAGCCACAACCAGCCCGAGTGA
- a CDS encoding putative quinol monooxygenase yields MVRVGLLVRVHAKPGKEAEVAQFLTDAQAIVEQEPDTRAWFAVQFDASTFGIFDVFPDDDGRKTHLTGGVGAALGERADELFTVSPAIEYVDILASKLPA; encoded by the coding sequence ATGGTGCGAGTAGGGCTATTGGTCCGGGTCCACGCAAAGCCGGGCAAAGAGGCAGAGGTTGCACAGTTCTTGACCGACGCGCAGGCGATCGTCGAGCAGGAGCCGGACACCCGGGCCTGGTTCGCCGTGCAGTTCGACGCGTCCACGTTCGGTATCTTCGATGTCTTCCCCGATGACGACGGCCGGAAGACTCACCTGACCGGTGGCGTGGGTGCCGCGCTCGGGGAGCGCGCTGACGAGCTGTTCACCGTGTCGCCGGCGATCGAGTACGTCGACATCCTCGCCTCGAAGCTGCCGGCCTGA